The following nucleotide sequence is from Romeriopsis navalis LEGE 11480.
TGACGCTCCAATCTTTTGCAGCCCGCCGGATGACATTGATCGCAGTTTGATTCGGGGGGCAACCCGATCGTGGGTGCTTGGCATTATTTGGGCAATCACCGATTGCCTGGTGTGATCACCTTATCTGCAAGCGCAAGCTAATTCAACTTATCAATGAACAACATATGGGGTAAACCCACTGCATCCCCTTGGGCATAATCAACGCCGAGGCTGCGCAGGACCTGAAGAATCTCCGGTGTTTCGACATATTCGGCGATCGTTTTGAGATTCATCACGTGGGCAATCCGGTTAAAGCCCTCTACCATGGCTCGATCGACGGGATTCTTGACGATTTGACGTACGAAGCTGCCATCGATTTTGAGGTAATCAACCGGTAAATGCTTCAGGTAGGTCAACGAACTCATGCCGCTCCCGAAGTCATCTAAGGCAAATTGACAACCGAGTTTTTTGATTTGGCGAATTGACTTGGCCGCTGAAGTGAGATTGGCGATCGCCGCCGTTTCCGTAATCTCAAAACAGATGGATTCGCTCGGTACGGATGATTCCCACAGGATCGTTTCCAGGGCATCGACAAACTTCGGTTTATTGATACTCGCACCGGAAAGGTTGATGGTGTAGCGTCCAGGATTCTCTTGCTGACACTTTTGACCGTAGTAGCGTAGAAAGTTTTTAACCACCCACAGATCGATTTCTGGCATCAGATCATAGCGTTCAGCAGCGGGAATAAATGACATCGGTGGGACAATCTCGCCATCCTCATCAATCATCCGAATCAACACTTCTTGATGACTTGGAATCAATCCAGTCCCCATATTCATCGGTTGATTGGTCGTGGGTGGCTGTAAGGCCATAATGGCCTGACCATAGAGGCAAAAGCGTGCTTCTTCCAAGGCCAAATTTAAGCGACTAATCCAGCGTGTATCAACCCGGCGCTGGGTAAAGGCTTGAATATCTTCACGATAGACTTGAACCTGATTGCGGCCTTGTTCCTTGGCGCAATAGCAGGCGGCATCGGCACAATTAATCACATCAGTTGTGTCACGATGTGCTTCATCGAGATGCACGATGCCAATACTCACCCCAATCTTAAAGGTTTGAGCTTGCCATACAAAGCGGAACTGTTGGACCGCTTCACAGATCACATGGGCTAAGGCTTCTGCCTCAGTCGCGGTGCGATTGAGCAAAATCAACGCAAATTCATCCCCACCGACTCGCGCAAAGATATCCTGTGTTGTAATCTGCTGCTGAATCATCAGCGTCACTTGGCGCAGCAACTCATCACCGGCTTTATGGCCACAGGTGTCATTTACCACCTTAAACCGATCCAAATCGAGATAGCAGAGCGTCGCAGTATGTTCTTGCCGATGCACCTGCTTCATCACGGTGATTAGCTGACGCTCAAGTTCACTGCGATTGAATAAATTTGTGAGCGGGTCGTGGGTCGCTTGCCAAGAGAGCCGGCGCGCCATTTGACGTGCTTCGGTCACGTCGCGGAATACCATCACTGCACCAATAATGCTGCCGGAGCGATCGCGAATTGGGGCGGCTGAATCACTAATTGAAAATTCTGTACCGGCTTCATTGACCAAAATACTTTCCTCGCCGAAGGAAACCACCTCACCGCTCTCTAATGCGACCATCACTGGATTATTGATGATGGTATGGGAGCGCTCATCGTAGAGTCGAAACAGTTTTTCGATCGGCTGCCCCTCCGCTTCATGTCGATCAATCTGTAGCAGCTTTGCGGCCAATGGATTGATACTACTGACTAACCCTTGGGCATCAGTCGTTACAACGGCATCCCCGATTGATTGTAATGTGACTTCGGCAAGTTCCTTTTCCTGAAACAAAAGCTGTTTAAGGCAGCGATGTTCATTGAGTAAATTTTGCTGGTGCTCATTGCGTTTTTGCAAGCGTCGCCATAGCACTTGAACTTTCAGCTGATTTTGAATTCGCGCTAGAAGTTCAACCGTTTCGAAGGGTTTAGAGATAAAATCAACGCCACCGACGCGGAAGCCTTTGGCTTTCGAACGGATTTCATCATGTGCACTCAGGAAAATCACGGGAATGTGACTCGTCGTGGGGTCAGCTTGCAGCTGCTCGCAAAATTCAAAGCCGGTTTGGTCGGGCAGCGAGACATCGAGCAAGATTAAGGTGGGTGGCTTCAGCAAAATTGACTGTAGACCTAAAGCCGCAGTGGGTGCAACGCGCACATTCAGACCATGACCACTCAAGATTCGTTCTAGTAACGCTAACGATTCTGGCTGATCATCAACCACCAAGATTTCTGGGGTTTCTCCTGGCTGAAACTTATCGACTTGCCGGAGATAGCGTTTGAACTTCTTCGATACGCCGAGGGACTTATTGATATTGGCAATTTCTAAATTCTTTTGATGCTGGGGGCTTTTAAGCTGATGCATGGTAACGTGACGTGTCCTTTCCTGGTGACATGAAAAAATAAATTTATCAATCGACTGATGATGTCGGAACACGGTGTGACGTCATTAACGGCAAGCATAGAATTAATGCGTTAATGATTTTTATACAACTTACGCAGTAAAGAAGCAAGGAAAAGCACATTTGCCATTCGTATAAGCACTTTTCGTAAATGACCCTAAAGTGCTTGATGCAGGCTATTTTGGGTTTTTATACCGAAAATTTAATTACGTAATAACACATAGGGGAAATCAAAGATTAAATAAACCTTTTTTTTGTCTTTTTTGTGTGATTGTACGCAGGAAAATATCCTTATTCTAGGATAGGAATTGCGGGCAAAATAGGGTCGTGCGTCGTGCTGTAATTCCGGTCATTCAGATGTTGTGGCCCAGGTCAAGAGGCGGACTCGGCTGTATGACAAAACGGTTCCAGTAAATCGAGTAATGCTTGAAACTGATACTTTGAAACTTGATTTTCTAACACAATCGCGACTTCCGAAAATTCGACTGGTAGCTGATCGAGTAACTGGTAAATCTGCTTCGTCGAGCCCGTTGCGAGGGCATGATGGAAGTCGAGCAACCAGACTTTTGGCAGATTTTGGAGTTGTTCGACCGATAGCATCGCCGGCGTATCCGGAATTACCGATAGGCTCGGTTCAAGCGCAATCGGTGAACTCGGGGCATAGCTGTAGCGCACTGCTAAATGCCGCTGAATTTCGCTCAGAATTTGTGCTGCTGTTACGGGTTTAACCATATAGCCATCACAGCCGATGGCTAAGCCGACCGCGAGAATTTCGGTTTGTTGGCGTGTCAGTGTCTGGGTTGTAATGACGACTAATGGTCGGGCTTGGCCGTCTATGCCATGATGTTTCAGCGATTGCACGATCGCTTCTGCATCGTGATTGAGTAACTGAATATCCACAAAAATCAGATCGGGTTGCCAGTCTTCACAGATCTGCAGCACGGATTCAGCGCAGTGCACCGCCTGTGTTTCAAATCCGACTTGTTGCAGGAGTGAGCGCAAATATTTCTGATTATCGACATCGTTTTCGATGATCAAGATGCGGGCAGCGGCTTGTCCTGGGGCTAATCCGATGATCGTGCTGGATGCGCTAGTGGTGGTATTTTCGGCCTCGGTGGAGAGCTGTACAGGGAGCGTTAAGGTGAATGTACTACCTTGACCGACTTGGCTATGGGCGACAATACTGCCACCGAGGAGTGTGGCTAACTGCTGGCTAATGTTTAAGCCTAAACCGGTGCCCGTGGGATGATGGATGGTCTCGGATTGGGTAAAGGCTTCAAAGATATTGGGTAAGATTTGGGGGGCAATCCCTACACCGGTATCTTTGACCACCAGCCGGAGCAAGTGACTGGGTGTATCGGTTGTTGACGTTTTATCATTATCCAAAATCGGGACGGCGGAACCCTGGATGGTGATCTGGCCGTGCTGCGTAAATTTGATTGCATTGTCCAGAAGATTCGTCAGAATCTGACGCAGTCGAGCGAGATCGGTGTAAACGTACTGGGGGACCGAATGATCGAGCTGAATTTTGAAGGTTAACTGTTTCGATATCGCCTGGGGCTGGAAGATGTTGGCGATATCTTGTTCGAGTAGGGTGTA
It contains:
- a CDS encoding EAL domain-containing protein, whose translation is MHQLKSPQHQKNLEIANINKSLGVSKKFKRYLRQVDKFQPGETPEILVVDDQPESLALLERILSGHGLNVRVAPTAALGLQSILLKPPTLILLDVSLPDQTGFEFCEQLQADPTTSHIPVIFLSAHDEIRSKAKGFRVGGVDFISKPFETVELLARIQNQLKVQVLWRRLQKRNEHQQNLLNEHRCLKQLLFQEKELAEVTLQSIGDAVVTTDAQGLVSSINPLAAKLLQIDRHEAEGQPIEKLFRLYDERSHTIINNPVMVALESGEVVSFGEESILVNEAGTEFSISDSAAPIRDRSGSIIGAVMVFRDVTEARQMARRLSWQATHDPLTNLFNRSELERQLITVMKQVHRQEHTATLCYLDLDRFKVVNDTCGHKAGDELLRQVTLMIQQQITTQDIFARVGGDEFALILLNRTATEAEALAHVICEAVQQFRFVWQAQTFKIGVSIGIVHLDEAHRDTTDVINCADAACYCAKEQGRNQVQVYREDIQAFTQRRVDTRWISRLNLALEEARFCLYGQAIMALQPPTTNQPMNMGTGLIPSHQEVLIRMIDEDGEIVPPMSFIPAAERYDLMPEIDLWVVKNFLRYYGQKCQQENPGRYTINLSGASINKPKFVDALETILWESSVPSESICFEITETAAIANLTSAAKSIRQIKKLGCQFALDDFGSGMSSLTYLKHLPVDYLKIDGSFVRQIVKNPVDRAMVEGFNRIAHVMNLKTIAEYVETPEILQVLRSLGVDYAQGDAVGLPHMLFIDKLN